One genomic segment of Desulforamulus reducens MI-1 includes these proteins:
- a CDS encoding SWIM zinc finger family protein, producing MLRKVLSKVEEGRFARALVGLQQGWQFEVRHRVFVQRGVEVSGYVKYAGKKFGVTIQPTGCFCSCEDALVRKVLCKHIAFVAMAELDLDYL from the coding sequence ATGCTAAGAAAAGTGCTGTCCAAAGTAGAAGAAGGTCGCTTCGCCCGCGCCCTGGTGGGCCTGCAGCAAGGCTGGCAGTTTGAAGTCAGGCACCGGGTGTTCGTCCAGCGTGGAGTTGAAGTCTCCGGCTACGTCAAATATGCAGGCAAGAAGTTCGGCGTCACCATCCAGCCCACCGGCTGCTTCTGCAGCTGCGAGGATGCCCTGGTGCGTAAGGTCCTGTGCAAGCACATCGCCTTCGTGGCGATGGCCGAGCTGGACCTTGATTATCTGTAA